DNA sequence from the Pedobacter sp. W3I1 genome:
TTTACGCTCAACCATACGGTTATCACGTGTCATTAAACCTTTAGCACGTAAAGCAGGTTTTTTCTCCGCATCTAGTTCAACAATCGCTTTAGCAATAGCCAAACGAACAGCTTCTGCTTGTCCTTTTACTCCACCGCCTTGTACGTTTACAGTGATATCATAACGGCCGGTAAGTTCAGAAACTTCTAAACTTTGGTTTACGATATATTGCAAAGGTAAAGTAGGGAAATATACTTTGTGATCTTTACCGTTAACGGTAATTGCGCCAGCACCATCTTTTAAGTAGATGCGTGCAACAGCTGTTTTTCTTCTTCCTGAAGTGTTAGTAACTGACATTTCTTAAAGTTTAATGGTTTTTGGAGATTGAGCCGAATGTGG
Encoded proteins:
- the rpsI gene encoding 30S ribosomal protein S9 — encoded protein: MSVTNTSGRRKTAVARIYLKDGAGAITVNGKDHKVYFPTLPLQYIVNQSLEVSELTGRYDITVNVQGGGVKGQAEAVRLAIAKAIVELDAEKKPALRAKGLMTRDNRMVERKKPGRAKARKKFQFSKR